The following proteins come from a genomic window of Sphaerisporangium rubeum:
- a CDS encoding DUF6230 family protein, protein MRVEGRVLWKRFALVFVPGALVMALLLDGIMRGAIGATFVVADGTIKASAREVRQGPFASYGGYVVNSAGDHIPVLVNRISHLSAWDFCQSSIMHTPIGPVTLRVTGGHDSPVRARDLTTYEIMLAGDITYFNLEVNRDAATLDAVPNFTGPPGDFGQQGTSGVIFNFRDINWAVTAKMFSVPDSHLTVRRNGPECF, encoded by the coding sequence ATGCGGGTTGAGGGGCGAGTGCTCTGGAAGCGCTTCGCACTGGTCTTCGTGCCGGGGGCACTGGTGATGGCCCTGCTCCTCGACGGCATCATGCGCGGCGCCATCGGCGCGACGTTCGTCGTGGCCGACGGCACGATCAAGGCGTCGGCCAGAGAGGTACGGCAGGGGCCGTTCGCGTCGTACGGCGGCTACGTGGTGAACAGCGCGGGAGATCACATCCCCGTGCTGGTCAACCGGATCTCGCATCTGTCGGCGTGGGACTTCTGCCAGAGCTCCATCATGCACACCCCCATCGGCCCGGTGACGCTCAGGGTGACCGGCGGCCACGACAGTCCTGTGCGGGCCAGAGATCTCACCACCTACGAGATCATGCTCGCCGGGGACATCACGTACTTCAACCTGGAGGTCAACAGGGACGCCGCCACGCTGGACGCCGTGCCGAACTTCACCGGTCCGCCGGGGGACTTCGGCCAGCAGGGCACCTCCGGCGTCATCTTCAACTTCCGCGACATCAACTGGGCCGTCACCGCCAAGATGTTCAGCGTCCCGGACTCCCATCTCACCGTCCGCAGGAACGGGCCGGAATGTTTCTGA
- the hutH gene encoding histidine ammonia-lyase, protein MGSEFVEVGVEKLGFAEVVGVARHGAAVRLSDEALAAVTRSRARIDELASGPVPAYGVSTGFGALATRHIDPSLRAALQRSLVRSHAAGSGAEVEDEVIRAMMLLRLRTLATGHTGVRPATVLLLAGLLDAGITPVVREYGSLGCSGDLAPLSHVALALMGEGTVRVRGGEPVPAAEALTDAGLEPVELAAKEGLALINGTDGMLGMLILALDDLTRLLRTADVTAAMSVEALLGTDRVFAADLQSLRPHPGQAASAANLRALLRDSAIMASHRDDTCTRVQDAYSLRCAPQVAGAARDTVAHAAAVASRELVAAIDNPVVLGDGRVESNGNFHGAPVGYVLDFLAIAAADVASMAERRTDRMLDVSRSHGLPAFLADDPGVDSGHMIAQYTQAAVVSEMKRLAVPASVDSIPSSAMQEDHVSMGWSAARKLRRSIDGLTRVLAVELLTAARALDLRHPLTPAPATAAVVRALRLRVQGPGPDRYLSPEIEEVTRLVAAGVPVTAAESVTGPLA, encoded by the coding sequence ATGGGCAGCGAGTTCGTCGAGGTGGGGGTGGAGAAGCTCGGCTTCGCCGAGGTGGTCGGGGTGGCCAGGCACGGTGCGGCGGTGCGGCTGAGCGACGAGGCGCTCGCCGCGGTCACGCGCTCGCGCGCGCGGATCGACGAGCTCGCGAGCGGCCCCGTCCCGGCGTACGGCGTCTCCACCGGGTTCGGCGCGCTCGCCACCCGGCACATCGACCCGTCGCTGCGCGCGGCACTCCAGCGTTCCCTGGTGCGCTCGCACGCCGCGGGCTCCGGCGCGGAGGTGGAGGACGAGGTGATCAGGGCCATGATGCTCCTGCGCCTGCGCACCCTCGCCACCGGCCACACCGGGGTGCGGCCCGCCACGGTGCTGCTGCTCGCCGGCCTGCTCGACGCGGGGATCACGCCGGTGGTGCGCGAGTACGGCAGCCTCGGCTGCTCGGGGGACCTCGCGCCGCTGTCCCACGTCGCGCTCGCCCTGATGGGGGAGGGCACCGTGCGGGTGCGCGGCGGGGAGCCCGTGCCGGCGGCCGAGGCGCTGACGGACGCGGGCCTCGAGCCGGTGGAGCTCGCCGCCAAGGAGGGCCTCGCGCTGATCAACGGCACCGACGGCATGCTCGGCATGCTGATCCTCGCGCTGGACGACCTGACCCGCCTGCTGCGCACCGCCGACGTCACCGCCGCGATGAGCGTGGAGGCGCTGCTCGGCACCGACCGGGTGTTCGCCGCCGACCTCCAGTCGCTGCGGCCCCACCCCGGCCAGGCGGCCTCCGCGGCCAACCTGCGGGCCCTCCTGCGCGACTCGGCGATCATGGCCTCCCACCGGGACGACACCTGCACCCGCGTGCAGGACGCCTACTCCCTGCGCTGCGCACCCCAGGTGGCCGGCGCGGCCCGCGACACCGTGGCCCACGCCGCCGCCGTCGCGTCCCGCGAGCTGGTCGCGGCGATCGACAACCCCGTCGTGCTCGGCGACGGCCGCGTGGAGTCCAACGGCAACTTCCACGGCGCACCCGTCGGGTACGTCCTGGACTTCCTCGCCATCGCCGCGGCCGACGTCGCCTCCATGGCCGAACGCCGCACCGACCGCATGCTGGACGTGTCCCGCAGCCACGGCCTGCCGGCGTTCCTCGCCGACGACCCCGGCGTCGACTCCGGCCACATGATCGCGCAGTACACCCAGGCGGCCGTCGTGTCGGAGATGAAGCGCCTCGCCGTCCCGGCCAGCGTCGACTCCATCCCGAGCTCGGCCATGCAGGAGGACCACGTCTCCATGGGCTGGTCGGCGGCACGCAAGCTGCGCCGCTCGATCGACGGCCTCACCCGCGTGCTCGCCGTCGAACTGCTCACCGCCGCTCGCGCACTGGACCTGCGCCACCCCCTGACCCCGGCCCCCGCGACCGCCGCCGTGGTGCGCGCGCTGCGCCTGCGGGTCCAGGGCCCCGGCCCCGACCGGTACCTGTCCCCGGAGATCGAGGAGGTCACCCGCCTGGTCGCCGCCGGCGTCCCGGTGACCGCCGCCGAGTCGGTCACCGGCCCTCTCGCCTGA
- a CDS encoding chorismate-binding protein: protein MYFAHVNGRLATRLRDVTTDLEALDGEGWWAVVVTYEGKVTCARFDDVRPAPLPPGTGHWPAGLTWASSLDRTAYEAGVRRVRELIAEGEVYQANLCRILTAGLTGEADPLVLAHRLARGNPAPYAATIEVPGLSVVSASPELYLSRRGDVVESGPIKGTGRTAADLLEKDYAENVMIVDLVRNDLGRVADVGSVTVPELCAVEEHPGLVHLVSTVRAVLPAGTGWPELFSATFPPGSITGAPKSSAVRIINELEPEPRGPYCGAVGWVDAGRREGALAVGIRTFWIERDLIRFGTGAGITWGSDPGREWRETELKASRLIALASGRSPRSRPRPEEMENR from the coding sequence GTGTATTTCGCCCACGTCAACGGCCGGTTGGCCACGCGGCTGCGTGACGTGACCACCGACCTCGAGGCGCTCGACGGCGAGGGCTGGTGGGCCGTCGTGGTGACCTACGAGGGAAAGGTCACCTGTGCCAGGTTCGACGACGTGCGTCCCGCGCCGCTCCCGCCGGGCACCGGCCACTGGCCGGCCGGCCTGACCTGGGCCTCCTCCCTGGACCGCACCGCGTACGAGGCCGGGGTGCGGCGCGTGCGCGAGCTGATCGCCGAGGGAGAGGTCTACCAGGCCAACCTGTGCCGGATCCTCACCGCCGGGCTCACCGGCGAGGCCGACCCGCTGGTGCTGGCCCACCGGCTGGCCCGCGGCAACCCCGCGCCGTACGCCGCCACGATCGAGGTGCCGGGCCTGTCGGTCGTGTCCGCCTCACCGGAGCTGTACCTGTCGCGGCGAGGCGACGTCGTGGAGTCCGGGCCGATCAAGGGCACCGGCAGGACCGCCGCCGACCTGCTGGAGAAGGACTACGCCGAGAACGTCATGATCGTCGACCTGGTGCGCAACGACCTCGGCCGGGTCGCCGATGTGGGATCGGTCACCGTCCCCGAGCTGTGCGCCGTCGAGGAGCACCCCGGCCTGGTGCACCTGGTCTCCACCGTGCGTGCCGTACTCCCGGCGGGGACGGGGTGGCCGGAGCTGTTCTCGGCGACCTTCCCGCCGGGGTCGATCACCGGCGCGCCGAAGTCGTCGGCGGTTCGAATCATCAATGAGCTCGAACCAGAGCCAAGAGGGCCGTACTGTGGGGCAGTGGGCTGGGTCGACGCCGGCAGGCGCGAAGGCGCGCTGGCCGTCGGCATCCGCACCTTCTGGATCGAGCGCGACCTCATCCGCTTCGGCACCGGCGCAGGCATCACCTGGGGCTCGGACCCGGGGCGCGAGTGGCGCGAGACCGAGCTGAAGGCCTCCCGGCTCATCGCGCTCGCCTCCGGCCGGTCACCGCGTTCCCGGCCGAGGCCGGAAGAAATGGAGAACCGCTAG
- a CDS encoding aminotransferase class IV — MNVPVWVNGELIDPAQAAVSVFDHGLMVGDGVFETIKCVDGQAFALTRHLDRLMLSAERLGLPAPDVAAIAGGVRGCLAAAPPWPLGRIRVTYTSGSGPLGSDRGNQGTTSIVIVGAQAPFPDAAAVTVVPWPRNERGALAGVKSTSYGDNAKALAYAKERGGHEAIFGNLAGNLCEGTGSNIFIVKDGNLVTPTLASGCLAGVTRALVLEWHGGEEADVPLQELYDADEAFLTSTTRDVQPIRLVDDTVLPAAPGPVTAKAMRVFAERSAADLDP; from the coding sequence ATGAACGTTCCGGTGTGGGTCAACGGCGAGTTGATCGACCCCGCGCAGGCCGCCGTCTCGGTCTTCGACCACGGCCTGATGGTCGGGGACGGCGTCTTCGAGACGATCAAGTGCGTCGACGGCCAGGCGTTCGCCCTGACCCGCCATCTGGACCGGCTGATGCTCTCCGCCGAGCGCCTCGGCCTGCCGGCCCCCGACGTCGCCGCCATCGCCGGCGGCGTGCGCGGCTGCCTCGCCGCGGCGCCGCCGTGGCCGCTCGGCCGCATCCGGGTCACCTACACCAGCGGCAGCGGCCCGCTCGGGTCCGACCGCGGCAACCAGGGCACCACGTCCATCGTGATCGTGGGTGCGCAGGCGCCGTTCCCCGACGCCGCCGCCGTCACCGTGGTGCCGTGGCCGCGCAACGAGCGCGGCGCGCTCGCCGGGGTCAAGAGCACGTCCTACGGCGACAACGCCAAGGCCCTGGCGTACGCCAAGGAGCGCGGCGGCCACGAGGCGATCTTCGGCAACCTCGCGGGGAACCTCTGCGAGGGCACCGGCAGCAACATCTTCATCGTCAAGGACGGCAACCTCGTCACGCCGACCCTCGCGTCGGGCTGCCTGGCCGGTGTGACCCGCGCGCTGGTGCTGGAGTGGCACGGCGGCGAGGAGGCCGACGTGCCGCTGCAGGAGCTGTACGACGCCGACGAGGCGTTCCTCACCTCGACGACCCGCGACGTGCAGCCGATTCGCCTGGTGGACGACACCGTCCTGCCGGCCGCACCCGGCCCGGTAACCGCCAAGGCGATGCGGGTGTTCGCCGAGCGGAGCGCCGCCGACCTCGACCCGTGA
- a CDS encoding LVIVD repeat-containing protein, with the protein MRAIAVAAAAVSLLGACTSGPPAPQGPADSVASKPPGATTADGVQHSPNARLVANVPLSAPFDGEQAWGTDLAFRGDRAYVGNYEGFTIHDISDPAKPKVITRVVCPGGQNDISVSGNLVFLSVDEPRSDDTCESLRGDSIKGWEGIRIFDVSDPAKPRYLKSIETQCGSHTHTLVPGKDPAKIYLYVSSFGPAPDTAKCKPPHDSIAIVEVPVNDPAKAAVVAQPVLFQDGDDESQPGATSGCHDITVYPEKNLAAGACLGNGILMDISDPVKPKVLQQVTDAQNFSIWHSATFSNDASRVIFSDELGGGIAATCDAKTGPDKGADAVYDIVDGRELRRVGTYFKIPRNQTGAENCVAHNGSLLPVPGKTIMVQAWYQGGVSVVDYTDPAAPKEIAYVDRGPIGSSGEPQLGGSWSAYYYNGYIYSSDITKGLDVIAIDDPLTDPAKKVTVEELNAQTQVSYPE; encoded by the coding sequence ATGAGGGCCATCGCGGTGGCCGCGGCGGCGGTGTCATTGCTCGGCGCGTGCACCTCCGGCCCACCGGCTCCGCAGGGCCCGGCCGACTCGGTGGCGTCCAAGCCCCCCGGGGCCACGACCGCCGACGGCGTGCAGCACAGCCCGAACGCGCGGCTGGTGGCCAACGTGCCGCTGTCGGCGCCGTTCGACGGCGAGCAGGCCTGGGGCACCGACCTCGCGTTCCGCGGCGACCGCGCCTACGTCGGCAACTACGAGGGCTTCACCATCCACGACATCAGCGACCCCGCCAAGCCCAAGGTGATCACGCGGGTGGTGTGCCCCGGCGGCCAGAACGACATCTCGGTGTCGGGGAACCTCGTGTTCCTGTCGGTGGACGAGCCGCGCAGCGACGACACCTGCGAGAGCCTGCGCGGCGACTCGATCAAGGGCTGGGAGGGCATCCGGATCTTCGACGTGTCCGACCCGGCCAAGCCGCGGTACCTGAAGTCGATCGAGACCCAGTGCGGCTCCCACACCCACACGCTGGTCCCCGGCAAGGACCCGGCGAAGATCTACCTGTACGTGTCGTCGTTCGGCCCGGCCCCTGACACCGCCAAGTGCAAGCCGCCGCACGACTCGATCGCCATCGTCGAGGTCCCGGTGAACGACCCCGCGAAGGCGGCCGTGGTCGCGCAGCCGGTGCTGTTCCAGGACGGCGACGACGAGTCGCAGCCCGGCGCGACCAGCGGCTGCCACGACATCACGGTGTACCCGGAGAAGAACCTCGCGGCCGGCGCGTGCCTCGGCAACGGCATCTTGATGGACATCTCCGACCCGGTGAAGCCCAAGGTGCTCCAGCAGGTCACCGACGCGCAGAACTTCTCGATCTGGCACTCGGCGACGTTCAGCAACGACGCGAGCAGAGTGATCTTCAGCGACGAGCTCGGCGGCGGCATCGCCGCCACCTGCGACGCCAAGACCGGCCCCGACAAGGGGGCCGACGCGGTGTACGACATCGTCGACGGCCGGGAGCTGCGCCGCGTCGGCACGTACTTCAAGATCCCGCGCAACCAGACCGGCGCGGAGAACTGCGTGGCGCACAACGGGTCGCTGCTCCCGGTCCCCGGTAAGACGATCATGGTGCAGGCGTGGTACCAGGGTGGCGTGTCGGTCGTCGACTACACCGACCCCGCCGCGCCGAAGGAGATCGCGTACGTCGACCGCGGCCCCATCGGGTCCTCAGGCGAGCCTCAGCTCGGCGGCTCCTGGTCGGCGTACTACTACAACGGGTACATCTACTCCAGCGACATCACCAAGGGCCTGGACGTCATCGCGATCGACGACCCTCTCACCGACCCGGCCAAGAAGGTCACGGTCGAGGAGCTCAACGCGCAGACCCAGGTGTCGTACCCCGAGTGA
- a CDS encoding DUF305 domain-containing protein, with protein MLASALGACSAAAPRPGAAPVAGTEAPVVVPGAPGGEGRVATPGERVGEPDSVTSAADVMFAERMIPHHRQALEMAALAADRTTSPAVTALAERITSGQGPEIAVMSRWLTAQGRQVPADHGHEPDQAYGMASLAEMNRLRAARGKEFDTLLLRLMIRHHEGAVRMAGEELAGGGDQLMLKMAGDVVSGQRAEIVRMRRLLDGTPS; from the coding sequence GTGCTGGCATCGGCGCTCGGCGCCTGCTCAGCCGCCGCTCCGCGGCCAGGCGCCGCACCGGTCGCCGGCACCGAGGCGCCGGTGGTCGTGCCAGGCGCGCCTGGCGGGGAAGGCCGGGTCGCCACGCCGGGGGAACGGGTCGGGGAGCCGGACTCGGTGACGTCGGCCGCCGACGTCATGTTCGCCGAGCGGATGATCCCGCACCACCGGCAGGCCCTGGAGATGGCCGCGCTCGCCGCGGACCGCACCACGTCCCCCGCGGTGACGGCCCTGGCGGAACGGATCACGTCGGGACAGGGCCCCGAGATCGCGGTGATGTCACGCTGGCTGACGGCGCAGGGACGGCAGGTGCCGGCCGATCACGGCCACGAGCCGGACCAGGCGTACGGGATGGCGAGCCTCGCCGAGATGAACCGGTTGCGCGCGGCGCGCGGCAAGGAGTTCGACACGCTGCTGCTGCGCCTGATGATCAGGCATCACGAAGGCGCGGTGCGGATGGCGGGGGAGGAACTGGCCGGCGGGGGCGATCAGCTCATGCTGAAGATGGCCGGGGACGTCGTCTCCGGCCAGCGCGCGGAGATCGTCCGGATGAGGAGGCTGCTGGACGGGACGCCGTCCTAG
- a CDS encoding SsgA family sporulation/cell division regulator — protein MNATVSAELGLRLVVPDRTTVPLLAGLSYTADDPYAIRMAFHVGNDEPVEWIFARELLTVGIVRRVGDGDVQVWPARADGERTLNISLTSPFGQALFEVPLAPLTEFLHRTYELVSAGREADFMDLDEELSNMLWSS, from the coding sequence ATGAACGCCACCGTCTCTGCCGAGCTGGGCCTTCGACTCGTGGTCCCCGACCGTACGACCGTCCCCCTGCTCGCCGGGCTCAGCTATACCGCCGACGACCCGTACGCCATCAGGATGGCCTTCCATGTGGGGAACGACGAACCGGTCGAGTGGATCTTCGCACGTGAACTGCTGACCGTCGGCATCGTCCGGCGGGTCGGCGACGGGGACGTGCAGGTATGGCCCGCGCGCGCCGACGGCGAGCGCACGTTGAACATCAGCCTGACCTCTCCGTTCGGCCAGGCGCTGTTCGAGGTGCCGCTGGCGCCTCTCACCGAGTTCCTGCACCGCACCTACGAGCTGGTGTCGGCCGGCCGTGAGGCCGACTTCATGGATCTCGACGAGGAGCTGTCCAACATGCTGTGGAGCTCCTAG